In a single window of the Deltaproteobacteria bacterium genome:
- a CDS encoding sugar ABC transporter ATP-binding protein: MESGMNQGIVLETRGIVKNFSGQRALDGVDFDVRAGEVHALIGENGAGKSTLIKIIAGVFRADDGEILLDGKRVNIASPGESQKLGLAFIHQDLNVVPHLSVAENIYLGRYPKSAFGLVRVSKMAERARTIPEAVPINADLRMPVGALPLIEQWKTVINRALAMNSRIIFMDEPTTSLTHSEVEELFKSIAHLKEMGKAIVYVSHRMEEIFKLADRVTVIKDAKNVGTASVSVLNSGQLYSMMLGRELEDVFPAKAPSGEKVCLEVKNLSRGNAVRDVSFQLREGEILGLAGLVGSGRTELSRLLFGADRKDRGDIFVNGEKADIGCPTDAIRKGFGLVPEQRHTQGLVLPMDVKQNITLASLKQLWRSIRLPLLSRRKENTLAQKYVIVTGVKTYGFDQSVSSLSGGNQQKVVLSKWLCAKSAVLILDEPTKGIDVGAKFALYRLITDLAREGKAVIVISSDLIEVVGLCHRILVMDQGRIKADLKREDTDLPSILAMCLEKGPTSLETSIN; encoded by the coding sequence ATGGAAAGCGGTATGAATCAGGGCATTGTTCTGGAAACCAGAGGAATTGTGAAGAATTTCTCGGGTCAGCGTGCCCTTGACGGGGTAGATTTCGATGTCCGGGCGGGAGAGGTGCATGCGCTCATCGGTGAAAACGGCGCGGGCAAATCGACGCTTATCAAGATTATCGCCGGTGTCTTCCGGGCGGATGACGGGGAAATACTGCTGGATGGCAAGCGGGTGAACATCGCGAGCCCCGGTGAGAGCCAGAAGTTGGGCCTGGCCTTCATTCACCAGGACCTTAACGTGGTACCCCATCTATCTGTTGCAGAGAACATATACCTGGGAAGGTATCCGAAAAGTGCATTCGGATTGGTACGAGTCAGCAAGATGGCCGAAAGGGCACGCACTATCCCCGAGGCAGTGCCCATAAACGCGGATCTCCGCATGCCTGTAGGAGCGCTGCCCCTCATCGAACAGTGGAAAACGGTCATTAACCGCGCCCTCGCCATGAATTCCCGGATCATTTTTATGGATGAGCCTACCACCTCTCTGACCCACAGCGAGGTCGAGGAACTCTTCAAATCCATCGCTCACTTAAAAGAAATGGGAAAAGCTATTGTCTATGTCTCCCACCGGATGGAGGAGATCTTCAAACTTGCCGATAGGGTGACGGTCATCAAGGACGCAAAGAATGTGGGGACCGCATCGGTGAGTGTGCTGAATTCGGGGCAGCTTTACAGCATGATGCTGGGAAGAGAACTCGAAGACGTCTTCCCAGCAAAGGCTCCCTCGGGAGAGAAGGTTTGCCTTGAGGTAAAGAATCTTTCCCGGGGGAATGCCGTTCGGGATGTCAGTTTTCAACTTCGAGAGGGCGAGATTCTCGGACTTGCCGGACTTGTCGGCTCCGGAAGAACGGAACTATCGCGTTTGCTCTTTGGCGCGGACCGCAAGGACCGAGGGGATATCTTCGTAAACGGAGAAAAAGCGGACATCGGGTGTCCCACGGACGCTATCAGGAAGGGTTTCGGCCTGGTACCGGAGCAGCGACACACACAAGGTTTGGTCCTTCCCATGGACGTGAAGCAGAATATTACTCTCGCGAGCCTCAAACAGCTATGGCGATCCATCAGGCTTCCTCTTTTGAGCCGCCGAAAAGAGAACACTCTTGCGCAGAAGTATGTGATCGTGACGGGTGTCAAGACCTATGGATTCGATCAGTCCGTATCTTCACTCAGCGGAGGAAATCAACAAAAGGTAGTCCTTTCTAAATGGCTCTGCGCCAAGTCGGCGGTCCTGATACTTGATGAGCCGACCAAGGGGATCGACGTAGGTGCGAAGTTTGCCCTCTATCGCCTCATAACTGATCTCGCCAGAGAGGGGAAAGCAGTTATTGTGATATCCTCCGATCTCATCGAGGTCGTAGGACTTTGTCATAGGATCCTCGTGATGGACCAGGGTAGGATCAAAGCAGACCTAAAGAGGGAGGACACGGATCTGCCGTCCATTCTGGCCATGTGTCTGGAGAAAGGGCCGACGTCCCTGGAAACGTCTATTAACTGA